The Desulfovibrionales bacterium genome has a window encoding:
- the rplA gene encoding 50S ribosomal protein L1, protein MAGKKLRKIKEELDVSKRYAFEEAVELAVKNSCAKFDESVDIAIRLGVDPRHAEQMVRGAVVLPHGTGKTARVLVFAKGDKALEAKEAGADYIGDDDLIEKIKQGWLEFDKAVATPDMMGVVGKIGKILGPRGLMPNAKVGTVTFDVARAIREIKAGKVEFRVEKAGIVHAPVGKVSFGVEKILQNVAAFFEVILRLKPASSKGTYVQSIGISTTMGPGVNIDPLQIKALVK, encoded by the coding sequence ATGGCCGGGAAAAAGCTCAGAAAGATAAAAGAAGAGTTGGACGTGAGTAAGAGGTACGCCTTTGAAGAGGCTGTTGAATTAGCTGTAAAGAACAGTTGCGCCAAGTTCGACGAGTCTGTGGATATTGCCATTCGCCTCGGAGTTGATCCCAGACATGCGGAACAAATGGTCAGAGGAGCCGTGGTTTTGCCTCATGGGACAGGCAAGACTGCGCGCGTGCTGGTTTTTGCCAAGGGAGACAAGGCGCTGGAGGCCAAAGAAGCCGGCGCAGATTATATCGGAGACGATGACCTCATCGAGAAAATCAAACAAGGATGGCTGGAGTTTGATAAGGCAGTGGCTACGCCGGATATGATGGGGGTAGTAGGCAAGATTGGTAAGATTTTAGGTCCCAGAGGTCTGATGCCAAATGCCAAGGTGGGTACGGTTACATTTGATGTGGCCAGGGCAATTCGTGAAATAAAGGCCGGCAAGGTAGAATTTAGAGTAGAAAAGGCAGGTATAGTGCATGCTCCGGTAGGCAAGGTTTCTTTCGGGGTAGAGAAGATATTGCAGAACGTCGCCGCTTTTTTTGAGGTTATATTACGGTTAAAGCCTGCCAGCAGTAAAGGGACTTATGTGCAGAGCATAGGCATTTCTACAACTATGGGCCCGGGGGTCAATATCGACCCGCTCCAGATTAAGGCCTTGGTCAAGTAG
- the rplK gene encoding 50S ribosomal protein L11: protein MAKKVIANIKLQVPAGQANPSPPIGPALGQHGVNIMEFCKAFNAKTQGQEGMIIPVVITVYADRSFSFITKTPPAAVLLKKAAQIAKGSSQPNKEKVGKVSRSQIEEIAKLKMPDLNAVDLAGAVKTIEGTARSMGIEIV, encoded by the coding sequence ATGGCCAAAAAAGTTATTGCAAATATAAAGCTTCAGGTGCCGGCCGGGCAGGCTAACCCTTCGCCCCCTATCGGCCCGGCCTTAGGACAGCATGGTGTTAATATCATGGAATTTTGCAAGGCGTTTAATGCAAAAACCCAGGGACAGGAAGGGATGATTATCCCTGTAGTTATAACGGTCTATGCTGACCGGTCCTTTAGTTTTATCACCAAGACTCCGCCTGCAGCGGTTCTTCTAAAGAAAGCGGCGCAGATAGCCAAGGGTTCAAGCCAACCGAATAAAGAAAAGGTAGGCAAGGTATCCCGTAGTCAGATTGAGGAGATTGCCAAACTTAAGATGCCGGATCTCAATGCGGTTGATCTGGCGGGCGCCGTAAAGACCATCGAGGGTACAGCTAGGAGTATGGGTATTGAAATTGTATAG
- the rplL gene encoding 50S ribosomal protein L7/L12, giving the protein MANINKEDVITFISNMTVLELSELVKELEDKFGVTAAAPVAVAAPAAGGAAAAPAEEKTEFDVILTGAGDKKIQVIKEVRAITGLGLKEAKDLVEGAPKPVKESVPKEEAEKIKKQLEEAGGTADIK; this is encoded by the coding sequence ATGGCTAATATTAATAAAGAAGATGTTATTACGTTTATATCTAACATGACGGTACTCGAGCTTTCCGAATTGGTTAAAGAGTTGGAAGATAAGTTCGGGGTTACCGCAGCCGCTCCTGTGGCTGTAGCCGCACCCGCAGCCGGTGGAGCAGCGGCTGCGCCGGCAGAAGAAAAGACGGAGTTCGACGTTATCCTGACTGGTGCCGGAGACAAGAAAATCCAGGTAATCAAGGAAGTACGTGCTATTACCGGCCTTGGACTTAAAGAGGCGAAGGACTTGGTAGAAGGTGCGCCTAAGCCCGTTAAAGAGAGCGTACCTAAGGAAGAGGCTGAAAAAATTAAAAAGCAGTTAGAAGAGGCCGGAGGTACTGCAGATATCAAGTAA
- the rplJ gene encoding 50S ribosomal protein L10 — protein sequence MKRAEKEEAVKDLHAKLEQSRATVLVDYRGLKVEALNALRLQLRNSRAEYKVVKNNLTKLAAEGTDAAALRDYLTGPCALAIGYDDPVTMAKVLTEFAKNNPNLEIRGGVLQGKFISEDDVKSLATLPGREVLLGKLLSVLVSPPTGLVQVFSGIIRKFLYTLKAIQDQKTASSS from the coding sequence TTGAAGCGCGCTGAAAAAGAAGAAGCAGTAAAGGACCTGCATGCCAAGCTGGAACAGTCTCGGGCGACGGTGCTTGTAGACTATCGCGGTCTTAAGGTAGAGGCGCTGAACGCGCTCAGGTTACAATTGCGCAATTCCCGGGCTGAATATAAGGTCGTAAAGAATAACCTTACCAAGCTGGCCGCAGAAGGGACAGATGCGGCGGCCTTGCGCGACTATCTGACCGGGCCATGTGCCTTGGCCATCGGGTATGATGATCCGGTCACCATGGCTAAGGTTCTGACTGAGTTTGCCAAGAACAACCCAAACCTGGAGATCAGAGGCGGGGTATTGCAGGGCAAATTCATCAGCGAGGATGATGTCAAATCGTTAGCAACCCTGCCGGGCCGTGAGGTGCTCCTGGGTAAGTTATTATCAGTATTGGTATCGCCTCCTACCGGGTTGGTGCAGGTTTTCAGTGGTATTATCCGGAAGTTTTTATACACACTAAAGGCTATCCAGGATCAAAAAACGGCCTCATCTTCATAA